Genomic window (Streptomyces cadmiisoli):
GGCCGAAGAAGGGCGCGAGCGTGGCCTGGCCGATCAGCCACAGTCCGGCGACGGTGGCGAGCATCGCGGCGAAGAACTCGCCGGGTGTCACGTCCAGGCCCGTCGCGGCCAGCCGCAGCTCCAGTTTCCGGCCCGGCCCGGTCCTGCGCAGCCGGCGGTCCAGGTCCCGGAAGTAGCGCCGGCGTCCGACGACCGGGATCTGGCCCGTCGCCGACAGCCGGTCCACCAGGGCCCGGCGCTGGGCCTTGCCGGTGTTGTAGGCGTGGGCTCCGGCCACGGCGAGGACGCAGGTCAGCAGGGTGACGCCGGTGGTGAGGGAGACGAGGGTCTGGAGTTCCATGGGGAGGTTCCTGCCTACCTGGCTTCTCGGGTGGCTAGCTGTTCTGCGGACTGGGCCACGCCGAAGGCCTGCGGGACGGGCTGGCTCGCCATGTAGAGGCGGTCGGCGGTGCGCCGGGGGAGCGGGAAGTGCTCGAAGGCGCCGTGGACCCGGCCGTCGGCGGCCATGGGCAGGGCCCTGAAGCGGGCGACGGTGGCCAGCCGGTAGGGCTCGCCGCCGTGGCTGTCGAGGACCGCGATCTCGGTGACCCGGCGGGCGCCGTCGGCGAACCGGGTGAGCTGGACGATCACGTCGAGGGCGCTGTTGATCTGGTCGTGCAGCGCCACGAACGGGATCTCGACGTCGGACATGGAGGCCAGTGTCTGGAGCCGCATCAGGGCGTCCTCGGCGCTGTTGGCGTGGACGGTGGCCAGGGATCCGTCGTGGCCGGTCGACATCGCCTGGAGCATGTCGAGCGACTCGCCGCCGCGGACCTCACCGACGACGATGCGGTCGGGGCGCATGCGCAGGGAGTTGCGCACCAGGTCGCGGATCGTCACCCGGCCCTGGCCCTCGACGTTCGGCGGACGCGACTCCAGGCGGATGACGTGCTGCTGCTGGAGCTGGAGTTCCGCGGAGTCCTCGATGGTGATGATGCGGTCGGCCGCGGGGATGAGGCCGGACAGGGCGTTGAGCAGCGTCGTCTTGCCGGTGCCGGTCGCCCCGGACACGATGATGTTGAACCTGGCCTGCACCAGCCCGGCGAGCAGGTACAGCATGTGCTCGTCCAGCGAGCCGAAGCCGATGAGTTCCTGGAGGGTGAAGGAGCGGGGGAAGCGGCGGATGGTGAG
Coding sequences:
- a CDS encoding CpaF family protein; its protein translation is MSLRARINSPEENGSRGEDGHLVASYRAKLLEEIDLAEMSSLAAAERRARLERVLGHIISREGPVLSTVERSQLIRRVVDEALGLGILEPLLEDASITEIMVNGPDAIFVERGGRVEQLPMRFASNDQLMQTIERIVSTVNRRVDESNPMVDARLPSGERVNVIIPPLSLTGATLTIRRFPRSFTLQELIGFGSLDEHMLYLLAGLVQARFNIIVSGATGTGKTTLLNALSGLIPAADRIITIEDSAELQLQQQHVIRLESRPPNVEGQGRVTIRDLVRNSLRMRPDRIVVGEVRGGESLDMLQAMSTGHDGSLATVHANSAEDALMRLQTLASMSDVEIPFVALHDQINSALDVIVQLTRFADGARRVTEIAVLDSHGGEPYRLATVARFRALPMAADGRVHGAFEHFPLPRRTADRLYMASQPVPQAFGVAQSAEQLATREAR